One genomic window of Sodaliphilus pleomorphus includes the following:
- the citX gene encoding citrate lyase holo-[acyl-carrier protein] synthase produces MEISLNQLLASRDDRWHRQRELLKAYPELTLVCLTVVMPGKVKRNFHSLIVAQAAITALINTYGTDIKRLIARDLSTGYEAYAMCDLPIDEAKRLAVKIEDSHELGRLFDIDVISKDGSPVSRQALGLQARRCLLCEREARYCMRNHTHAQEQLQEKISKMVNDYVQRL; encoded by the coding sequence ATGGAAATTTCGCTCAACCAATTGCTGGCAAGCCGCGACGACCGCTGGCATCGCCAGCGAGAGCTACTCAAGGCCTACCCTGAGCTCACGCTGGTGTGCCTCACCGTGGTCATGCCTGGCAAGGTCAAGCGAAATTTCCATTCACTCATTGTGGCACAAGCAGCTATCACTGCTCTCATCAACACCTACGGCACCGACATCAAGCGCCTCATTGCGAGGGATCTGAGCACAGGCTACGAGGCCTATGCCATGTGCGACCTGCCCATCGACGAAGCCAAAAGGCTGGCCGTGAAAATAGAAGACAGCCACGAGCTGGGACGACTCTTCGACATCGACGTCATAAGCAAAGACGGCAGTCCCGTTTCGCGCCAAGCACTTGGCTTGCAGGCTCGGCGATGCCTGCTGTGCGAGCGAGAGGCACGCTACTGCATGCGCAACCACACGCACGCCCAAGAGCAGCTGCAAGAGAAAATCAGCAAAATGGTTAACGACTATGTACAGCGACTTTGA
- the citF gene encoding citrate lyase subunit alpha, with amino-acid sequence MNTYKDRTQLIEAAAKTMGVPVYHESAETKDTMPRQDLQKVCSKVVTLEEAIKKTGLKDGMTISFHHHFRGGDKVVNLVVGTLAKMGFKNLKLAASSLQDVHEPLIEHIKNGVITEISTSGMRGELAREISHGLMEKPVIFRSHGGRGSAIVNGDLHIDVAFLGASSCDPLGNACGYSRSEKAKSICGSLGYALPDAHYADKVVILTDDLVAYPNTPNSISEHDVDYVVEVPSVGDSSKIASGAIRDTKNPRDILLAKEAAKVIINSGYFKDGFSIQTGSGGASLAAVKYIRESMINQGVKASFALGGITAHMVKMHEEGLIYRLIDVQSFDKVAAESLKNDAMHKEVASNEYAAKDEAGSATHYLDIVILSALEVDVNFNVNVLVGSDGIIRGAIGGHPDTAEDAALSIIVCPLLRGRIPCVVDEVTTLITPGSSVDVVVTEYGIAVNPRRAELKERLTKAGLKVVDIHELKDKALKVIGKPAPIPFGDKVVGIVMNRDGSVLDVIKNVVEPS; translated from the coding sequence ATGAACACATATAAAGACAGAACACAACTTATAGAGGCCGCTGCCAAAACCATGGGCGTGCCAGTATACCACGAGAGCGCCGAAACCAAAGATACAATGCCTCGCCAAGACCTGCAGAAGGTGTGCAGCAAGGTGGTAACACTTGAGGAAGCAATCAAGAAAACCGGCCTCAAAGACGGGATGACAATATCGTTTCACCACCACTTCCGCGGTGGTGACAAAGTCGTAAACCTGGTAGTGGGCACACTGGCCAAGATGGGGTTCAAGAACCTGAAGCTCGCAGCATCGAGCCTGCAAGACGTGCACGAGCCACTGATCGAGCACATAAAGAACGGCGTGATAACCGAGATTTCCACCTCGGGCATGCGCGGTGAGCTGGCCCGCGAGATCTCTCACGGCCTCATGGAGAAGCCAGTGATATTCCGGTCACACGGCGGTCGCGGCAGTGCAATCGTGAACGGCGACCTGCACATCGACGTGGCCTTCTTGGGCGCCTCGTCGTGCGACCCGCTGGGCAATGCCTGCGGCTACTCGCGGTCGGAGAAAGCAAAGTCGATATGTGGCTCTTTGGGCTACGCCCTGCCCGATGCACACTATGCCGACAAGGTGGTAATACTCACCGACGACCTTGTAGCCTACCCCAACACCCCAAATTCGATATCGGAGCACGACGTTGACTATGTGGTAGAAGTGCCCTCGGTGGGCGACTCGTCGAAGATTGCCTCTGGAGCGATACGCGACACCAAGAATCCTCGCGACATACTCCTGGCAAAAGAGGCAGCCAAGGTTATCATCAACAGCGGTTATTTCAAAGACGGATTTTCGATACAGACAGGCTCTGGCGGCGCATCGCTGGCAGCTGTGAAATACATACGCGAGAGCATGATCAACCAGGGTGTGAAAGCAAGCTTTGCCCTGGGCGGCATCACAGCCCACATGGTGAAGATGCACGAGGAGGGACTCATATACCGCCTCATCGATGTGCAGTCGTTTGACAAGGTTGCAGCCGAGTCGCTCAAGAACGACGCCATGCACAAGGAGGTGGCCTCCAACGAGTATGCAGCCAAGGATGAAGCAGGCTCGGCAACTCACTATCTCGACATAGTCATTTTGTCGGCACTCGAGGTCGATGTCAACTTCAATGTAAACGTGCTGGTGGGCAGCGACGGCATCATACGCGGAGCCATAGGCGGGCACCCCGACACTGCCGAGGACGCAGCGTTGAGCATCATCGTGTGCCCGCTGCTGCGCGGCCGCATTCCATGCGTTGTCGACGAGGTGACGACCCTCATCACCCCAGGGTCGTCGGTCGATGTGGTTGTGACCGAATATGGCATTGCAGTGAACCCACGCCGTGCCGAGCTCAAGGAGCGCCTCACCAAGGCCGGGCTCAAGGTTGTAGATATACATGAGTTGAAAGACAAAGCCTTGAAGGTGATAGGCAAACCCGCCCCCATACCATTTGGCGACAAGGTGGTGGGAATCGTCATGAACCGCGACGGGTCGGTGCTCGATGTGATCAAGAACGTTGTAGAACCTTCATAA
- the citE gene encoding citrate (pro-3S)-lyase subunit beta has translation MERLRRTMMFVPGNNPGMMQDAFIYGPDSIMLDLEDSVTMAEKDSARLLVYNALKTIDYGNTEMVVRINPLNTPYGKKDIEAVVKAGVDVIRMPKTETAEEVVEVEREIEKVEKEIGCLGRTQIMAAIESALGIVNAYAIATASKRMMGIALGAEDYSANLKTQRTPGGAELLLARETIVVAARAAGIAALDTVYSNLNDMDTFRKEVELIKTLGFDGKSIINPRQIEIVNEVFTPSEKAIEKSKVILAAIKEAEQRGSGVIAVNGKMIDRPVVLRAQRTIDLAIASGVLSKEELS, from the coding sequence ATGGAACGTTTAAGGAGAACAATGATGTTCGTTCCTGGCAACAATCCGGGAATGATGCAAGACGCGTTTATCTATGGTCCCGACTCGATCATGCTCGATCTTGAGGATTCGGTGACTATGGCAGAGAAAGATAGCGCGCGCCTGCTGGTTTACAATGCACTGAAGACAATCGACTATGGCAACACCGAAATGGTGGTGCGCATCAACCCCCTGAACACGCCCTATGGCAAAAAAGACATTGAGGCAGTGGTGAAAGCGGGTGTCGACGTGATACGCATGCCCAAGACCGAAACAGCCGAAGAGGTGGTAGAGGTTGAACGCGAGATCGAGAAAGTGGAAAAAGAGATAGGTTGCCTGGGACGCACCCAAATCATGGCTGCCATAGAGAGCGCACTCGGCATTGTAAATGCCTATGCCATAGCCACGGCATCGAAACGCATGATGGGCATCGCCCTTGGCGCCGAGGACTATAGCGCCAACTTGAAGACGCAGCGCACCCCTGGCGGAGCCGAGTTGCTGCTGGCACGCGAGACGATAGTGGTTGCAGCACGAGCCGCAGGCATTGCTGCACTCGACACAGTGTATAGCAACTTAAACGACATGGACACCTTCCGCAAAGAAGTTGAACTGATAAAGACACTGGGATTTGACGGCAAGTCGATCATCAATCCACGTCAAATCGAGATAGTGAACGAAGTGTTCACGCCGAGTGAGAAAGCCATCGAGAAGAGCAAGGTCATACTGGCCGCCATCAAAGAAGCTGAGCAGCGCGGCAGCGGTGTGATCGCGGTGAACGGCAAGATGATCGACCGGCCGGTAGTGCTGAGAGCCCAACGTACAATCGACCTGGCCATAGCGTCGGGTGTTTTAAGCAAGGAGGAATTGTCATGA
- the citD gene encoding citrate lyase acyl carrier protein yields the protein MEVKNASAGTMESGDILIQIFPSDAEGVQISLDSTVAYQFGDQIKTVITETLQGLGIDHVAVKATDKGALDCTIRARVTAAAVRATGKDVWA from the coding sequence ATGGAAGTAAAAAATGCATCGGCCGGCACAATGGAGTCTGGCGATATCCTCATTCAGATATTTCCATCTGATGCCGAAGGCGTGCAAATCAGTTTAGACAGTACAGTCGCCTATCAATTTGGCGATCAAATCAAGACTGTGATTACTGAGACATTACAAGGTCTTGGCATTGATCATGTGGCCGTAAAGGCTACCGACAAGGGTGCACTCGACTGCACCATACGTGCTCGCGTCACCGCCGCCGCCGTGCGTGCGACAGGAAAAGACGTGTGGGCCTAA
- a CDS encoding acetate/propionate family kinase: MNILVLNCGSSSVKYKLIEIKANKVLAEGGIEKIGLPDAFIKFKSDGKKIQQDLDISDHTGAIKAILDNLTSKQYGCIKSFDEIDAVGHRVVHGGEKFNKSMLINQEVIDMIKECYGIAPLHNPVNMAGINAITAILPHVPQVAVFDTAFHQTMPPKAYMYALPYKYYIIDHVRRYGFHGTSHRYVTQRVCQYLGVNKEEKKIITCHIGNGGSITAVYHGRSIDTTMGLTPTEGLMMGTRCGDVDPGALLYLMEKHHLNSRGMLEITNKLSGILGITGISPDMREVNAAAAEGDDRAQLGLDMYEHRITKYIGAFAAEMNGVDIIVFTGGVGEHQANLRANVCRTLGYMGVEIDDKVNDANNGDEGVISTERSRVKVVVIPTDEEYMIAKDTEAIVEGREP, from the coding sequence ATGAATATATTAGTGCTTAATTGCGGAAGCAGTTCCGTAAAATATAAACTCATCGAGATAAAAGCCAACAAGGTGCTGGCCGAAGGCGGCATTGAGAAAATAGGACTGCCCGATGCTTTCATCAAGTTTAAGAGCGATGGCAAGAAAATACAGCAAGACCTTGACATCAGCGACCACACAGGAGCCATAAAGGCAATACTCGACAATCTCACGAGCAAGCAATATGGATGCATCAAGAGTTTTGACGAGATTGATGCCGTGGGACACCGCGTGGTGCACGGCGGGGAGAAGTTCAACAAGAGCATGCTCATCAACCAGGAAGTCATCGACATGATCAAGGAGTGCTATGGCATAGCCCCACTTCACAATCCTGTGAACATGGCAGGCATCAATGCCATCACTGCCATATTGCCCCATGTGCCCCAGGTGGCAGTGTTTGACACGGCATTCCACCAGACGATGCCCCCCAAGGCCTACATGTATGCCCTACCTTATAAATACTACATTATCGACCACGTGAGGCGCTATGGCTTCCACGGCACGAGTCACCGCTATGTGACACAACGCGTGTGCCAGTATCTGGGCGTGAACAAGGAGGAAAAGAAAATCATCACATGCCACATAGGCAATGGCGGCAGCATCACTGCCGTGTATCACGGCCGGAGCATCGACACAACGATGGGCCTGACGCCCACCGAGGGCTTGATGATGGGCACTCGCTGCGGCGACGTGGACCCTGGAGCACTCCTGTACTTGATGGAGAAGCACCACCTCAACTCGCGCGGCATGCTTGAAATCACCAACAAGCTGAGCGGCATACTTGGCATAACGGGCATATCGCCCGACATGCGAGAAGTGAATGCGGCAGCTGCCGAAGGCGATGACCGCGCCCAACTGGGGCTCGACATGTATGAGCACCGCATCACCAAATACATTGGAGCATTTGCCGCCGAGATGAACGGTGTAGACATTATTGTGTTTACCGGCGGTGTGGGCGAGCATCAAGCCAACCTGCGGGCCAACGTGTGCCGCACGTTGGGCTACATGGGCGTGGAGATAGACGACAAGGTGAACGATGCCAACAATGGCGACGAGGGGGTGATAAGCACCGAGCGCAGCCGCGTGAAGGTGGTTGTGATTCCTACCGACGAGGAATATATGATTGCCAAGGACACCGAGGCCATTGTCGAAGGCCGGGAGCCCTAA
- a CDS encoding IS1380-like element IS612 family transposase, with protein MAKIQIKSEKLTPFGGIFSIMEKFDSMLSPVIDSTLGQRCSSIFGYQFSEIVRSLMSVYFCGGSCVEDVTSQLMRHLSYHPTLRTCSSDTILRAIKELTQENISYTSDQGKTYDFNTADKLNTLLINALVSTGELKEIEEYDVDFDHQFLETEKYDAKPTYKKFLGYRPGVYVIGDKIVYIENSDGNTNVRFHQADTHKRFFALLESQNIRVNRFRADCGSCSKEIVSEIEKHCKHFYIRANRCSSLYNDIFALRGWKTEEINGIQFELNSILVEKWEGKCYRLVIQRQRRNSGDLDLWEGEYTYRCILTNDYKSSTRDIVEFYNLRGGKERIFDDMNNGFGWSRLPKSFMAENTVFLLLTALIHNFYKTIMSRLDTKAFGLKKTSRIKAFVFRFISVPAKWIMTARQYVLNIYTENRAYAKPFKTEFG; from the coding sequence ATGGCAAAAATACAAATTAAATCTGAGAAACTCACACCTTTTGGAGGAATTTTTTCAATCATGGAGAAATTTGACTCCATGCTTTCACCCGTTATCGACTCAACACTGGGTCAGAGATGCAGCAGTATCTTCGGATATCAGTTCAGCGAGATAGTCCGTTCGCTGATGAGCGTTTATTTCTGTGGCGGCTCATGCGTGGAAGACGTAACGTCACAACTGATGCGCCATCTCTCGTATCATCCTACCCTTCGTACATGCAGCTCTGATACCATCCTCAGAGCCATCAAGGAACTGACACAGGAAAACATCTCCTATACTTCCGACCAAGGCAAGACCTATGATTTCAATACTGCAGACAAACTCAACACATTGCTTATAAACGCTTTGGTTTCTACAGGCGAGTTGAAGGAAATTGAGGAATACGATGTTGACTTTGACCATCAGTTCCTTGAAACGGAGAAGTATGATGCAAAACCGACCTACAAAAAGTTCCTCGGCTACAGGCCTGGCGTATATGTTATCGGTGACAAGATAGTCTATATCGAGAACAGCGATGGTAACACGAATGTGCGTTTTCATCAGGCAGACACCCATAAGAGATTCTTCGCTCTTCTGGAATCCCAGAACATCCGTGTAAATCGCTTCAGGGCAGACTGCGGTTCCTGCTCGAAGGAAATCGTCAGTGAGATAGAGAAGCATTGCAAACATTTCTACATCCGTGCCAACCGATGCAGTTCGCTCTACAATGACATCTTTGCTCTGAGAGGATGGAAGACGGAGGAGATTAACGGCATCCAGTTCGAACTCAATTCCATTCTCGTTGAGAAATGGGAAGGCAAGTGCTATCGTCTTGTCATCCAGAGACAAAGACGCAACAGTGGCGACCTTGACCTGTGGGAAGGCGAATACACTTACCGTTGTATTCTGACCAACGATTACAAGTCATCGACAAGGGACATTGTTGAATTCTACAATCTGCGTGGCGGCAAGGAACGTATCTTTGACGACATGAACAACGGATTCGGTTGGAGCAGGCTCCCCAAGTCATTCATGGCGGAGAATACTGTCTTTCTTCTGCTTACTGCATTGATACACAATTTCTACAAGACCATCATGAGCAGGCTTGACACCAAGGCTTTTGGGCTCAAGAAAACGAGTCGCATAAAGGCTTTTGTCTTCAGATTCATCTCCGTACCTGCCAAGTGGATCATGACTGCAAGGCAATACGTGCTGAATATCTACACAGAGAACCGAGCTTATGCAAAACCCTTCAAAACAGAATTCGGATAA
- a CDS encoding phosphate acyltransferase, with product MMEPLFEKLKSNAVAHRQCIILPESTEPRTLTAADKIIGDKVADIVLIGHADEIDAKVKELGLTHIGEARIINP from the coding sequence ATGATGGAGCCATTATTTGAAAAATTAAAATCGAACGCTGTTGCACACCGCCAGTGCATCATTTTACCCGAGAGCACAGAGCCCCGCACTCTGACTGCCGCCGACAAAATCATAGGCGACAAGGTTGCCGACATTGTCCTGATAGGTCATGCCGACGAAATCGACGCAAAAGTAAAAGAATTGGGATTAACCCATATAGGTGAAGCCAGAATTATAAATCCCTAA
- a CDS encoding START-like domain-containing protein — MAKTQFKIEYDMQGVPVTLLWQYIFMPHGLEQWFADEVRQDGKTFTFIWDDVPQQAALVSVRSGVYARFHWKDDGRERTFFEMRILVSELTDNKTLQITDFADSPGDVPESKDMWNQSIAALKRRLGL; from the coding sequence ATGGCAAAAACACAATTCAAAATAGAATACGACATGCAGGGTGTGCCCGTCACGCTGCTCTGGCAATATATCTTCATGCCTCACGGACTGGAACAATGGTTTGCCGACGAGGTCAGGCAAGATGGCAAGACTTTCACTTTCATTTGGGACGACGTGCCGCAACAAGCCGCGCTGGTCTCGGTGCGCAGCGGCGTCTACGCTCGTTTCCACTGGAAGGACGACGGCCGCGAGCGCACTTTCTTTGAAATGCGCATTCTCGTCTCGGAACTCACCGACAACAAGACGCTCCAGATTACCGATTTTGCCGACTCGCCTGGCGACGTGCCTGAAAGCAAAGACATGTGGAACCAGTCGATAGCTGCACTCAAGCGCCGTCTTGGCTTGTGA
- a CDS encoding LptF/LptG family permease: MRFFPQLCMTFFICLFILMMQFLFRYINDLVGKGLDMATLGELFFYAACSMVPMALPLAILLASLMTFGNLGEHVELTALKSSGISLITVMKPLIVFVGLIAVGAFFFQNDVLPKTQVQMWTLLFSAREKSASLSITPGEINSEIPGFNVYVKRKDKVNDMLYDVIIYDVSSASNYPRIVTADSAKLNYTQDKKHILLKLYHGNWYEDLGQGGTSGSSFGSDMFRRETYHDKVILISYDATFTKMDDNAMRSQYIGKNIKELNHSIDSIRAKCDSVGDDIGKQLKLDPVCGVQSKRVVVKDNKPVLEAVPEVAVKHNVNLDSLFDALDNNGKLSVVAQALQQATSAMQNTDFKAFTMADDAKNMRRHQIELQRKFTLSLACLIFFFLGAPLGAIIRKGGLGMPVVISVLLFIFYYIIENTGYKMGRDGRWPVWQGIWLSSAILLPLGVFLTYKAVNDSAVFNPDAWRIFFRRLTGMHVTRKLEMKEVIINEVDIPVATARLLELKSSCSRFLSRYHSRQGYLDYLMHGYDKKSLRALSQQVEDVVDYLSNSRDQLVINKAMDFPVIRQLLTYHLTNYPKLGLALAIVFPVGVLLYIVGIRHQANLKRDIAQCIKVADQVEAIFNGTDDRHQSN, from the coding sequence ATGCGCTTCTTTCCGCAGTTGTGCATGACCTTTTTTATCTGCCTTTTTATCCTGATGATGCAATTCCTTTTTCGCTACATCAACGACCTTGTGGGCAAGGGTCTCGACATGGCTACCTTGGGCGAGCTCTTCTTCTATGCGGCCTGCTCCATGGTGCCCATGGCGCTGCCCTTGGCAATATTGCTTGCCTCGCTCATGACCTTTGGCAACCTGGGCGAGCACGTCGAGCTCACGGCGCTCAAGTCGTCGGGTATATCGCTCATCACCGTGATGAAGCCCCTCATCGTTTTCGTTGGCCTCATCGCAGTTGGTGCCTTTTTCTTTCAGAACGATGTCTTGCCCAAGACACAGGTGCAGATGTGGACGTTGCTTTTTTCGGCCCGCGAGAAATCGGCCTCCTTGTCAATTACCCCGGGAGAGATCAACTCTGAGATTCCTGGTTTCAACGTCTACGTCAAGCGTAAGGACAAAGTCAACGACATGCTCTACGATGTCATTATCTACGATGTGTCGTCGGCATCCAATTATCCTCGCATTGTTACAGCCGACTCGGCCAAGCTCAACTACACACAAGACAAAAAGCACATCCTGCTCAAGCTCTACCATGGCAATTGGTACGAAGACCTGGGGCAGGGTGGCACCTCGGGTTCTTCTTTCGGCTCCGACATGTTCCGTCGCGAGACCTATCACGACAAGGTGATTTTGATTTCCTATGATGCCACTTTCACCAAGATGGACGACAATGCCATGCGTTCTCAGTATATAGGCAAAAACATCAAGGAGCTCAACCACTCTATCGACTCCATCAGGGCTAAGTGCGACTCGGTGGGCGACGACATTGGAAAGCAGCTCAAGCTCGACCCCGTGTGCGGCGTTCAGTCGAAGCGCGTTGTCGTCAAAGACAACAAGCCTGTGCTCGAAGCTGTGCCCGAGGTGGCCGTGAAGCACAACGTCAATCTCGACTCGCTCTTCGACGCCCTCGACAACAACGGCAAGCTCTCGGTGGTGGCTCAAGCCTTGCAGCAGGCCACTTCTGCCATGCAGAACACCGATTTCAAGGCGTTCACCATGGCCGACGATGCCAAAAACATGCGCCGTCACCAGATTGAGCTCCAGCGCAAGTTCACCCTGTCGTTGGCTTGTCTCATCTTTTTCTTCCTGGGTGCGCCTTTGGGTGCCATCATCCGCAAGGGCGGTCTTGGCATGCCAGTTGTCATTTCGGTTCTGCTTTTCATCTTTTATTATATTATTGAGAACACGGGCTACAAGATGGGCCGCGACGGTCGTTGGCCCGTGTGGCAAGGCATTTGGCTCAGCTCGGCTATTTTGTTGCCCTTGGGCGTGTTCCTCACCTACAAGGCGGTCAACGACTCGGCTGTGTTCAATCCCGATGCATGGCGCATTTTCTTCCGCCGGCTCACCGGCATGCACGTCACCCGCAAGCTTGAGATGAAGGAAGTCATTATCAACGAGGTCGACATCCCTGTTGCCACGGCAAGGCTCTTGGAGCTCAAGTCCAGCTGCAGTCGTTTCCTTTCAAGGTACCACTCGCGGCAAGGCTACTTAGACTATCTCATGCATGGCTACGACAAGAAGTCGCTGCGTGCCTTGTCGCAGCAAGTTGAAGATGTGGTCGACTATCTGTCCAACTCGCGCGACCAGCTGGTCATTAACAAGGCAATGGATTTCCCTGTGATACGCCAGTTGCTCACCTATCATCTCACCAATTATCCTAAGCTGGGCCTTGCCCTGGCCATCGTTTTCCCGGTGGGTGTCTTGTTGTATATTGTTGGTATTCGCCACCAGGCCAACCTCAAGCGCGACATCGCTCAATGCATCAAGGTGGCCGACCAGGTCGAGGCTATTTTCAACGGTACCGACGACCGTCACCAGTCCAATTGA
- a CDS encoding chitobiase/beta-hexosaminidase C-terminal domain-containing protein, translating into MEITYGETEVAAPTFSPEGGEYNEPRSVTITSTTQGATISYSTDGGANWATYQSPIAVTHGTTTIQAKATYNNTESKISTATYKIKPATVTLKDLMTQGSGALDVADASMQAITRVEDKAASRYYVLVKDADGASIEKVEKAEGLASYKVNGQDQTAYDQSNWMLVEVSKQDYTAFDKENCSVSRIAGGLYNGDACNPVLSRAADGTMPVITYGDKGDQYTPNQYCPVNFMASYTSDYSGNGAQGSNGTATYFFMNPKAQEYATVVWAVWDKATSAFYVPAPDGVNNKLGFYGKFEVALDYNDGDVKYLTDVQDQHMYTFPAIVKKLTAQQAAARKVNANTGGGTAQPGYIVYPLELNAASGVVTAVSDVHSTKTVKHVSYYNLAGAEIAAPQAGVNIVVTTYTDGTTRATKMMK; encoded by the coding sequence ATGGAAATCACCTATGGGGAAACTGAAGTTGCCGCTCCCACGTTCTCACCCGAAGGAGGTGAATATAACGAGCCTCGAAGTGTTACAATTACCAGCACAACCCAGGGGGCAACAATAAGTTACAGTACCGACGGAGGCGCCAACTGGGCCACCTACCAGTCGCCTATAGCCGTGACTCATGGTACTACCACAATTCAGGCTAAAGCCACATATAACAACACTGAAAGCAAAATCTCAACGGCTACTTACAAAATTAAGCCTGCCACCGTCACCCTCAAGGACCTGATGACCCAGGGCAGCGGCGCCTTAGACGTGGCCGATGCCAGCATGCAGGCCATAACAAGGGTCGAGGACAAGGCTGCCAGTCGCTACTATGTGCTGGTGAAGGATGCAGACGGCGCCTCGATCGAAAAAGTGGAGAAGGCCGAAGGCCTGGCAAGCTACAAGGTGAACGGCCAGGACCAGACAGCCTACGACCAAAGCAACTGGATGCTCGTGGAGGTGAGCAAGCAGGACTACACCGCCTTTGACAAAGAAAACTGCAGCGTGAGCCGCATCGCCGGCGGCCTCTACAACGGCGATGCGTGCAACCCGGTGTTGAGCCGCGCTGCCGATGGCACCATGCCCGTCATCACCTATGGCGACAAGGGCGACCAGTACACCCCCAACCAGTACTGCCCCGTCAACTTCATGGCCTCCTACACGAGCGACTACAGCGGCAACGGCGCCCAGGGCAGCAATGGCACCGCCACCTATTTCTTCATGAATCCCAAGGCGCAGGAATATGCCACCGTGGTGTGGGCCGTGTGGGACAAGGCCACAAGCGCCTTCTATGTGCCCGCCCCCGACGGCGTGAACAACAAACTCGGCTTCTACGGCAAGTTTGAAGTCGCCCTCGACTACAACGACGGCGACGTGAAATACCTGACCGACGTGCAAGACCAGCACATGTACACCTTCCCGGCTATCGTGAAGAAGCTCACTGCCCAGCAGGCAGCAGCCCGCAAGGTGAACGCCAACACCGGCGGCGGCACCGCCCAGCCCGGCTACATTGTGTACCCGCTCGAGCTCAACGCAGCCAGCGGCGTGGTCACCGCCGTGAGCGACGTGCACAGCACCAAGACGGTGAAGCACGTGAGCTACTACAACCTGGCCGGTGCCGAGATCGCCGCACCGCAGGCCGGCGTCAACATCGTGGTCACCACCTACACCGACGGCACCACCCGCGCCACAAAAATGATGAAGTAG